A single window of Leptospira wolffii serovar Khorat str. Khorat-H2 DNA harbors:
- a CDS encoding phasin-related domain-containing protein encodes MEKQLLDILNAGIGLLKSGQEGLEKAKVDLEKTYGELVAKGAADNSEASVKIRESVDKLLNEIKEVSTVAGKNYEETRGKIVEKYNQISEEIKKRVPEGQLEAVKAKLSEVAETIKATASKAKA; translated from the coding sequence ATGGAAAAGCAATTGTTGGACATTCTGAACGCCGGAATCGGTCTTCTGAAATCAGGCCAGGAAGGACTGGAAAAAGCAAAAGTGGATTTGGAGAAAACCTACGGCGAATTGGTCGCTAAGGGCGCAGCCGATAATTCCGAGGCTTCCGTTAAAATCCGCGAATCCGTAGACAAACTTCTGAACGAAATCAAAGAAGTTTCTACCGTTGCCGGAAAGAACTACGAAGAGACTCGCGGTAAAATCGTAGAGAAATACAACCAGATTTCCGAAGAAATCAAGAAACGCGTTCCTGAAGGACAATTGGAAGCCGTAAAGGCGAAGCTTTCCGAAGTTGCGGAAACTATCAAAGCAACCGCTTCTAAGGCTAAAGCCTAA
- a CDS encoding PPK2 family polyphosphate kinase, with protein sequence MINLSELSTEPPEDIDKDKAEADKAEDLEKIAELQTRLFASRKKSLLVILQGVDASGKDGTVKKLFTALNPLGCTCKAWKVPTEEEASYDFLWRIHKATPSKGMIQVFNRSHYEDILVPLVKDSLSEERILRRLEMVDSFERLLVDENDTKILKFFLHISKKEQKKRIDERLEDPKKMWKFDPSDLDSHKLFQEHWKAYEFVFKNSKSPCNWEILPADKKWYRDYLVARYLRKALEEMDLHYPSVK encoded by the coding sequence ATGATAAATTTGTCGGAACTCTCCACAGAACCACCGGAAGACATCGATAAGGATAAGGCCGAAGCGGACAAGGCCGAAGACCTGGAAAAAATCGCGGAACTCCAGACCCGCCTTTTCGCGAGTCGGAAAAAATCCTTACTGGTTATCTTACAGGGAGTGGACGCTTCCGGTAAAGACGGGACGGTAAAGAAGCTATTTACCGCTCTGAATCCTTTGGGTTGCACCTGCAAGGCTTGGAAAGTTCCTACGGAAGAAGAGGCCAGTTACGATTTTCTTTGGAGGATCCATAAGGCTACACCCTCCAAAGGAATGATCCAGGTTTTCAATCGTTCTCATTACGAGGATATTTTGGTTCCTTTGGTTAAGGACAGCCTTTCGGAGGAAAGAATTCTTCGTCGTTTGGAGATGGTGGATTCTTTCGAGAGACTACTAGTGGATGAGAACGATACCAAGATTCTGAAATTCTTCCTACATATCTCCAAAAAAGAGCAGAAGAAGAGGATCGACGAGAGGCTAGAGGATCCCAAGAAAATGTGGAAATTCGATCCGAGCGATCTGGATTCCCATAAACTCTTCCAGGAACACTGGAAGGCTTACGAATTCGTGTTCAAGAATTCCAAGTCTCCTTGCAATTGGGAGATTCTGCCTGCGGATAAGAAATGGTATCGGGACTATTTAGTGGCTCGGTATCTACGCAAGGCGTTGGAGGAAATGGATCTGCACTATCCAAGCGTGAAATAG
- a CDS encoding DUF2804 domain-containing protein, with protein MNLETEIQQLTNLCDPNGKLNRNAIGWSKSPLHRCNLKGNWLRKKKWNYWCFYDEEFLASFTVSDVDYAGVIFCYWLDRKTGEFVESTLLTPFGSGTMLGQTVANNATYEGKNGFLRFQTNEDGDYIIKVDFMSGSKKSIQADLKLQVPENWESLNVTVPWSSRRFQFTHKLFGLGAQGTVKVPGKTHTFQPKTSFGVLDFGRGIWPYSTKWNWASMSYRPGGNEVYGVNLGGGWTDGTGTTENALLINGRIYKIPSVVAFEFDKKNPEKPWVIYSKESKAVELVLTPDFHRKAVSNVGIIASRVDQMIGSFEGVLRIGKSEFRIEKGQGWAENHTARW; from the coding sequence ATGAATCTTGAAACAGAAATCCAACAGCTGACCAATCTCTGCGACCCGAACGGTAAATTGAATCGAAATGCGATCGGTTGGTCCAAGAGTCCCTTGCATAGATGCAATCTGAAAGGCAACTGGCTTCGTAAGAAAAAATGGAATTATTGGTGTTTTTACGATGAGGAATTTCTGGCCTCGTTTACGGTTTCGGATGTGGACTATGCGGGAGTGATCTTCTGCTATTGGTTGGATCGTAAAACCGGAGAATTCGTGGAAAGCACCCTTCTCACTCCATTCGGGAGCGGGACCATGCTCGGGCAAACGGTTGCGAATAACGCCACATACGAGGGCAAGAACGGGTTCCTCCGATTCCAGACGAATGAAGACGGGGATTATATTATAAAAGTGGATTTTATGTCCGGAAGCAAAAAATCCATTCAGGCGGATTTAAAACTGCAAGTTCCCGAAAATTGGGAAAGTCTGAACGTTACGGTTCCTTGGAGCAGTCGAAGATTCCAATTTACTCATAAACTATTCGGCCTCGGAGCCCAAGGAACGGTTAAGGTCCCGGGTAAAACCCATACCTTCCAACCCAAGACTTCTTTCGGAGTTTTGGATTTCGGAAGAGGGATCTGGCCATATTCTACGAAATGGAATTGGGCATCCATGTCCTATCGTCCAGGCGGAAACGAAGTGTACGGAGTGAATCTGGGCGGAGGCTGGACGGACGGAACCGGAACCACGGAAAATGCGTTACTCATCAACGGAAGAATTTACAAGATTCCTTCCGTAGTCGCTTTCGAATTCGACAAAAAAAATCCGGAAAAGCCTTGGGTGATTTATTCCAAAGAGAGCAAAGCGGTGGAACTGGTATTGACACCCGATTTCCACAGAAAGGCGGTTTCGAATGTGGGAATTATCGCATCCAGAGTGGATCAAATGATCGGAAGCTTCGAAGGAGTGCTTCGCATCGGCAAATCCGAATTTAGGATAGAAAAAGGACAGGGCTGGGCCGAGAATCATACGGCTCGTTGGTAA
- a CDS encoding PLP-dependent aminotransferase family protein: protein MTDTDGSGTKYSKIANSLIQRIQSGEFPPGSKLPSLRRICSLEECNLSTAVEAFGILQERGFILGRERSGFFVIPRLESLTEYKLEKPVRVPNPGVPDEVSSLLSELADPGFVSFGAAVPDDQYLPFAALQKAYKESLKDPMLYKYADTAGVFELRKKIAVRSSGRERRVSPDEVFITLGCSEAAYTALSLATKPGDKVAVESPLHFILYQILSKLKVQAIEIPTNPYTGLDLGSYESVIKKESPKILVTIPTFSNPSGSLMPLDAKKELLKISARYGVEILEDDIYGELQHSPGPRPSSLLSLDKDRIVTQVSSLSKSVSPGLRIGWMISGKTRIEKARSQRLAESIALPTLPQMAAAFFIGSLSHERHLRDFRRKLSGSVLSFADSFLEYFPKGTNVPIPKGGFLLWIELPKGKDSRILRFQAAKKKISLVPGNLFSLSGKYINHFRINAGIERGPRAQSAIQTLGKIAREI, encoded by the coding sequence ATGACCGATACAGATGGCTCCGGCACAAAATATTCTAAAATAGCGAATTCGCTTATTCAGCGTATACAATCGGGAGAATTCCCTCCTGGAAGCAAGCTTCCCTCCTTACGTAGGATTTGCAGTTTGGAGGAATGTAATCTTTCCACGGCGGTGGAAGCCTTTGGGATCCTTCAAGAGAGGGGCTTCATTTTAGGAAGGGAACGATCCGGTTTTTTTGTGATTCCCAGGCTCGAATCTTTAACCGAGTATAAATTGGAAAAGCCCGTTCGGGTCCCGAATCCCGGTGTTCCCGACGAGGTAAGTAGTCTGCTATCGGAATTGGCGGATCCGGGTTTCGTTTCTTTTGGCGCTGCCGTTCCGGACGATCAATATCTGCCTTTCGCGGCACTTCAAAAAGCGTATAAGGAATCCTTAAAGGACCCTATGCTTTATAAGTACGCCGACACCGCAGGAGTTTTCGAACTGAGGAAAAAAATCGCGGTCCGCTCTTCCGGTAGGGAGAGAAGAGTATCTCCGGACGAGGTATTTATCACCCTGGGATGCAGCGAAGCGGCTTATACCGCGTTGAGTCTGGCAACCAAGCCGGGAGACAAGGTGGCAGTGGAGTCGCCATTGCATTTTATTCTCTATCAAATATTAAGCAAATTGAAAGTTCAGGCCATAGAAATTCCGACAAATCCTTATACAGGTTTGGATCTGGGCTCCTACGAATCAGTGATCAAAAAGGAATCCCCTAAAATCCTGGTCACAATTCCTACATTCTCCAACCCGAGTGGAAGTCTCATGCCCTTGGATGCCAAGAAAGAATTACTTAAAATTTCCGCTCGCTACGGTGTGGAAATCTTGGAGGACGATATCTATGGAGAATTGCAACATTCTCCCGGACCTAGACCTTCTTCTTTGTTGTCGTTAGATAAGGATAGAATCGTTACCCAAGTCTCCTCACTCTCCAAATCGGTAAGCCCCGGTTTGAGAATCGGCTGGATGATTTCCGGAAAGACCCGGATAGAAAAGGCCAGATCCCAGCGTCTTGCCGAATCCATAGCTCTTCCTACTTTGCCTCAGATGGCGGCCGCTTTTTTTATCGGTTCCTTATCTCATGAGAGACATCTGCGCGATTTTAGAAGAAAGTTAAGCGGATCGGTTCTTTCCTTTGCGGATTCTTTTCTAGAATATTTTCCGAAAGGAACCAATGTACCGATTCCCAAGGGCGGGTTCCTACTTTGGATAGAACTTCCTAAGGGAAAGGATTCTAGGATTCTTCGCTTCCAAGCGGCCAAGAAAAAGATCAGTTTGGTTCCGGGTAACCTTTTCTCTCTATCCGGAAAATATATAAATCATTTCAGGATTAACGCAGGGATAGAGAGGGGACCTAGAGCGCAGTCGGCTATCCAAACCTTGGGAAAAATTGCCCGGGAAATTTAG
- a CDS encoding PLP-dependent aminotransferase family protein, with amino-acid sequence MGKTITEKNGKDSFRASLRVSRTPASVTREILKVIDAPNVISFAGGLPDDSLFPLEELTEIFRDSVSRKGSKLFQYTETQGHPELRAWISEKYYPGSSPEEIILVNGSQQGLDLVARYFLEEGSPILLERPSYLGAIQVFSSYSPEFLGIDYGQEGPDPQAMDALLEDSTEKPKFFYCIPDFQNPSGYSYSSAVRERIASICKKHNVPIIEDMAYRELDFDGNIPISLSRLGPENTISVGTFSKTLAPALRVGWIKAPKRILKDLTVQKQSMDLHSPTLNQELVYGFVSSSKYEEHLSLIRSVYSKKAIHTFSCLKNNFGDSIPLQISKGGLFYWLEFAQEINTDLLFQKCLEKGLATVPGSSFYVGNPKRNHLRWNFSNASEEETKTGVERLFAVYKEMTGV; translated from the coding sequence ATGGGCAAGACAATTACGGAAAAGAACGGAAAGGATTCTTTTAGAGCATCTCTTAGGGTGAGTCGTACCCCCGCCTCGGTGACTCGGGAGATATTGAAAGTCATAGATGCGCCTAACGTAATTTCTTTTGCAGGAGGATTACCCGACGATTCCCTATTTCCATTAGAAGAATTGACGGAGATCTTCCGAGACTCCGTATCCCGAAAGGGTTCCAAGCTATTCCAATATACGGAAACCCAAGGACATCCGGAATTAAGGGCATGGATCTCGGAAAAATATTATCCCGGGTCTTCCCCCGAAGAAATCATACTCGTCAACGGTTCTCAACAGGGTTTGGATCTGGTCGCACGTTACTTCCTGGAGGAAGGTTCCCCTATTCTATTGGAAAGGCCGAGCTATCTGGGGGCGATCCAGGTATTCTCCTCTTATTCTCCCGAGTTTTTAGGAATCGATTACGGACAAGAAGGTCCGGATCCCCAGGCAATGGATGCGTTATTGGAAGATTCGACCGAAAAACCTAAATTCTTTTATTGTATTCCTGATTTTCAAAATCCATCGGGATATTCCTATTCCTCGGCGGTTCGAGAACGAATCGCTAGTATCTGCAAAAAGCATAATGTTCCTATTATAGAAGATATGGCGTATAGGGAATTGGACTTCGACGGAAATATTCCGATTTCTTTATCCAGACTCGGTCCGGAAAATACGATTTCGGTGGGAACATTCTCCAAAACACTTGCGCCTGCATTGAGAGTAGGATGGATCAAGGCACCCAAAAGGATCCTGAAAGATCTGACCGTCCAGAAACAATCGATGGATTTACATTCTCCGACTTTGAATCAGGAATTAGTATACGGATTTGTATCTTCTTCTAAGTATGAAGAACATTTATCTTTAATCCGAAGTGTTTATAGTAAAAAAGCGATTCATACATTTTCTTGTTTAAAGAATAATTTTGGAGATTCAATTCCATTACAAATTTCTAAGGGCGGGTTATTCTATTGGTTGGAGTTCGCGCAAGAGATCAACACGGATCTACTCTTCCAAAAATGTTTAGAGAAGGGACTCGCTACAGTTCCGGGATCTTCTTTCTATGTTGGAAACCCAAAGAGAAATCATCTTAGATGGAATTTCTCCAATGCTTCTGAAGAGGAAACGAAAACAGGAGTAGAAAGATTATTTGCAGTTTATAAAGAAATGACCGGAGTGTAA
- a CDS encoding phasin-related domain-containing protein — protein MEKQILDILNAGLGIVKSGQEGLEKAKADFTKSFQELAAKGAADNSESSVRVREFVDKFLNEAKEVSTAATKTYEDTRVKFLDVYNQIVEEAKKIVSPEQIEAIKAKLTSVTESVAPKAAPAKKTA, from the coding sequence ATGGAAAAACAAATTCTAGATATCCTAAACGCAGGTCTCGGTATCGTTAAGAGCGGACAAGAAGGACTGGAAAAAGCGAAAGCAGACTTTACTAAGAGTTTTCAAGAACTCGCAGCTAAAGGTGCAGCTGACAATTCTGAGTCTTCCGTTCGTGTTCGTGAGTTCGTAGACAAATTCCTTAACGAAGCTAAGGAAGTTTCTACCGCAGCGACCAAGACATACGAAGATACCCGCGTTAAGTTTCTCGATGTTTACAACCAAATCGTGGAAGAAGCAAAAAAAATCGTTTCTCCCGAGCAAATTGAGGCTATCAAGGCGAAACTTACCAGCGTTACGGAGAGCGTAGCTCCTAAAGCAGCTCCCGCTAAAAAAACCGCTTAA
- a CDS encoding ankyrin repeat domain-containing protein, translated as MKESASISLLCILLFGSALSLYKCSRPKPMPCTPGVKSNLQQALEDDDITLAKELFGGGEDPLCKDSKNRSAYSLAMQTDNVEMIQLFGYRKDGYGNPLDTACIYASPKIISYILDNGAKFRVARQDRMRCLANILTRGDENPEMKKNSDRIAEKLIREAQTKELEEQAMEGNNPLMLAVIYENSEMIRLILSRGVNVNIRYTLDSNCEGGCPGLWNTGRTALDYAKLKGNSEIEKMLIQAGAME; from the coding sequence ATGAAAGAATCAGCCTCGATTTCTCTACTTTGCATTTTATTATTCGGATCCGCTCTATCCCTTTATAAGTGTTCTCGCCCGAAACCGATGCCTTGCACTCCTGGCGTAAAGAGCAATCTGCAGCAAGCTTTGGAAGACGATGACATCACTCTCGCAAAGGAACTCTTCGGAGGTGGAGAAGATCCGTTATGCAAGGATTCAAAGAATCGTTCCGCTTATAGTTTAGCTATGCAGACGGATAACGTCGAGATGATCCAACTGTTCGGTTATCGTAAGGACGGCTATGGGAATCCGTTGGACACCGCATGTATCTATGCAAGTCCTAAGATCATCTCCTATATTCTGGATAACGGAGCCAAGTTTCGTGTCGCCAGACAGGATCGTATGCGTTGCTTAGCTAATATTCTTACCAGAGGCGATGAAAATCCGGAAATGAAAAAAAACTCGGATCGGATTGCGGAGAAATTAATCCGAGAGGCGCAAACTAAGGAGTTGGAAGAGCAGGCCATGGAGGGAAATAATCCTCTCATGCTCGCGGTCATCTATGAAAATTCCGAAATGATTCGACTCATTCTTTCTCGAGGAGTGAACGTTAACATAAGATATACCTTGGATTCGAATTGCGAAGGGGGATGTCCAGGTCTTTGGAATACCGGAAGAACTGCTTTGGATTACGCGAAGCTGAAAGGCAATTCGGAGATAGAAAAAATGCTGATCCAGGCAGGAGCAATGGAATAA
- a CDS encoding motility associated factor glycosyltransferase family protein produces MKEARSDLLQKNLAALRVLAPEAASDIENSRLDLEFSPNATDYPSLKIGNILLHSARDPWTEAKRQLADLKKEDEERAFLFFGAGLGYSVLHALGFEKIICVWMEPFPGIVKAAFSVSDFSGFISSGKLRIFLAPYEESAFYEGFKGISGLPVSFIPHRGSLQWKPEEYQELRFLAEAFFHKKDVNTATLTRFEKVWTGNFLRNLPELVLLRPIRELFTLCDSKVDAVICGAGPSLSSSLEEIARFRENFILIAVDTALLVLQKAGIDPDLVFSVDPQPLNSKYLEGYAGNAKFVFDPTTSYHSLRMPFLKKGNFVTSSPFPWIKILESAFGGDLGTLDFGGSVSTNATSLAEKMGARAILFLGQDLSFPGSLAHCKGAVLEERLNFLETRKFRREHHNFKQMTALPAKWVESVSGQRLRTNEKLLIFKKWFEERVKDRPWRNLGKEGAKLEGISGESFASWYEKNLPDTGAVSKVREFILGRENTNSYGYDVRSDLGNIRFELKEFLIQVKKGEKLSEKIYRLIKEGEKDKSAIQSALRDISSIDEAVGSKKGLTEFLGMSLQRVILAITEGYETELSLEEKKNERLAIAKKSLLLYSGLKETTEMNLRLLHRSLRRIS; encoded by the coding sequence ATGAAAGAGGCTCGGTCGGATTTATTGCAAAAGAATTTGGCCGCCCTCCGCGTTTTAGCTCCGGAAGCCGCCTCCGATATAGAGAATTCGCGACTGGATCTGGAATTCTCGCCCAACGCCACCGATTATCCTAGTTTAAAGATCGGTAATATACTATTGCATAGCGCCAGGGATCCCTGGACGGAAGCGAAGCGCCAATTGGCGGATCTAAAGAAGGAAGACGAGGAAAGGGCCTTTTTGTTCTTCGGTGCCGGACTGGGATATTCTGTACTTCACGCTTTGGGATTCGAAAAAATCATATGCGTATGGATGGAGCCATTTCCAGGAATCGTTAAGGCCGCTTTCTCCGTATCCGATTTTTCGGGATTCATATCTTCCGGAAAACTGAGAATATTTCTTGCGCCGTACGAAGAGTCCGCCTTTTACGAGGGATTTAAGGGAATCTCCGGACTCCCGGTAAGCTTTATCCCCCATAGAGGAAGCCTGCAATGGAAACCGGAAGAATACCAAGAACTTAGGTTCTTGGCCGAGGCATTCTTTCATAAAAAGGATGTGAATACCGCCACATTAACCAGATTCGAAAAGGTTTGGACGGGAAATTTCCTGAGGAATCTCCCGGAATTGGTACTATTGAGACCGATCCGAGAACTATTTACATTATGCGATTCTAAAGTAGACGCGGTGATTTGTGGAGCCGGTCCGTCCTTATCCTCCTCCTTGGAGGAAATTGCCCGATTTCGGGAGAATTTCATATTGATCGCCGTGGACACTGCATTATTGGTCCTACAAAAAGCGGGGATAGATCCGGATCTTGTTTTTAGCGTGGATCCTCAGCCTTTGAATTCCAAATATTTGGAAGGATATGCAGGCAACGCCAAATTCGTTTTCGATCCAACGACTTCGTATCATTCTCTGCGAATGCCTTTCTTAAAAAAAGGAAATTTCGTAACCTCTTCTCCCTTTCCTTGGATTAAGATTTTGGAAAGCGCTTTCGGAGGAGATTTGGGGACCTTGGACTTCGGAGGTTCCGTCTCCACAAATGCGACCAGCTTGGCCGAAAAGATGGGAGCGAGAGCTATTTTGTTTCTAGGCCAGGATTTATCCTTTCCCGGAAGTTTGGCGCATTGTAAGGGAGCAGTTCTAGAAGAAAGGCTGAACTTTTTGGAAACCCGAAAGTTCAGAAGAGAACATCATAATTTTAAACAGATGACCGCACTCCCCGCAAAATGGGTGGAGTCCGTCTCAGGACAAAGGCTGAGAACCAACGAGAAACTCCTAATCTTTAAAAAATGGTTCGAAGAAAGGGTAAAGGATCGTCCTTGGAGAAATCTAGGAAAGGAAGGAGCAAAGTTGGAAGGTATCTCCGGCGAAAGTTTCGCCTCCTGGTATGAAAAGAATCTCCCCGACACGGGGGCGGTATCCAAGGTCCGGGAATTCATCTTGGGAAGAGAAAATACCAATTCTTACGGTTACGATGTTCGATCCGATTTGGGAAATATCCGTTTCGAATTAAAGGAATTCCTAATACAGGTGAAAAAAGGAGAGAAACTCTCCGAAAAAATTTATCGCCTCATCAAAGAAGGGGAGAAAGACAAGTCTGCGATCCAATCGGCACTGAGGGATATTTCCTCGATCGACGAAGCTGTGGGATCCAAAAAAGGTCTGACCGAATTTTTGGGAATGAGCCTACAAAGGGTGATTCTTGCGATCACCGAAGGATATGAGACGGAACTCAGCCTCGAGGAAAAGAAAAACGAAAGGCTTGCGATCGCCAAGAAGAGTCTGCTTCTTTATTCCGGTCTGAAAGAAACCACCGAGATGAATCTTCGTCTTTTGCATCGTTCTTTGCGCCGAATTAGTTGA